Below is a window of Candidatus Kapaibacterium sp. DNA.
GACGAATCCCTCGGGTACCGCCGCACGAAGCTCTGGAACAACGGGGACTGAGCGGACAACGGCTCGTTCAATGGACAACGTTAGCGTGTCGGGAGAGAGATGTAGGAGGCTGACGCCGCTGGGCAAGCCCAAAGAGCGCGTCATTTGTACCCTCCCAACCCCAACGACGCCTGGTAATGGAACCTCTGGAACGGGCACAACCATCTCCCGAGGCCGATTCCATAGCTCCACCCCAATCAGTCGCCAACCCGTAGCCTGAACATGAACCTCAACACTCGGTGGCACGGGGGTAGCTAACGCAGTTTCCGGAGGAAGCTGGATACGGAGCGGCACAGAAAGCACGGCAACGTAGTCCTGCTCCAGCTTGATGTAGACCCAGAACACTAAAGCTGCTGCAAGAGCCAATGCAACGCTACGAGCCCTCCTCCAGCCGTGCTCCATTCTATCCCGCTAGCTGTCGCAGCACCTTCTGGCGCTCCTCTGCTAAGTGCTGGATCTCCTCCAGGAGCCGACGCTGCTCTTCCCACGATTCAACGGAACCTTGCCGGGAACGGAGTTGCTGGAGCTGTTCCTCTATCTTCCTCAGCCTCAGCCGCAAGAGACCCTCCTCCAAGAGACGGCGAGCACTGAGTTGCATGGTATCGTACGTGTACTGCTTCCAGTTCTGGCTTGGAGCCTCGCGGACGATGGCAAGCTCCAAGAGCTGCTGCCAAAGCTCACTCTGCTGGAGCTCCTCTTTAGCGATGAGTGCCGCCAGCGGATCGCCGTACTGCTCCGCAAGGTTGCACAGTAGGTCCCAGAGCTGTTGCGCCGGCTCAGAGACGAGCGCTGCTCGAATGGCGGCTTTGTCAACCTCCGCCCATGCAGAGTTAAGAACCACCCGAAAGAGCTGCTGCTCTTCTGGAAGCATCTTAGGCGGAGCCGGTGAGATCGCCGTCGACGGTGTCGGCAGCGATGCTGCAGGTGCTGTCTGTTGCAGCGACTGAGTCCGCCTCTGGCGGGCTAGCTCCTCGTACAGAAGTGATTCCGACAACCCAAAGCGAGATGCAACATGGCGAATCAGAAAGTCGTGCATGAGCCGATCAGGAACCGCCGCAATGAGCCGGATGCTGTGCCGCACTGCCTCTGCCTGCCCGGCTGGTGTCTGCAGCTTCCCCTGACGCTGGTAGTGCTGCAGGACGAAGTCCAGAAACGGTACGGCATGCCGGATGCGTAAGCGGAATGCCTCCTCCCCTTGTAGTCGGACAAAACTGTCTGGGTCTTCTCCTTCTGGCAACGTTACGATGCTGACCTCAAAGCCCTCCTGGAGAGCCAGCTCCAATGCACGGAGCGTAGCTTGTTGACCAGCACGGTCAGCGTCGTAGACCACGAAGAGCTGCCGACAGTAACGCCGGAGTAGCCGTAGTTGCTCCACCGTTAGTGCCGTTCCCGCTGTCGCCACAGCCGCCCGAATTCCAGCTTGGTGGAGCGAAAGGACATCCATGTACCCCTCTACCAACAGGGCGTATC
It encodes the following:
- the dnaG gene encoding DNA primase, with translation MPFPEWLIEQLRQRVDLVELVGEVVSLKRVGRNYVGLCPFHQEKTPSFFIHPEWGIFKCFGCGKGGNAVTFVMEYYRMSFPEAVRFLAERVGLSIPEEEGRDTQRNDLSTLLYKALQVAAEFYHELLFRPEGAPARAYAYSRGLTTETLRTFKVGYAPDQWDALLQHLRRRGFHDTVGVEAGLIVQAEPQGNRYDRFRHRLIFPIYDSIGRVIGFGARRLREEEAGPKYVNSPTTLVYDKGKVLYGLYQARDALRSQGYALLVEGYMDVLSLHQAGIRAAVATAGTALTVEQLRLLRRYCRQLFVVYDADRAGQQATLRALELALQEGFEVSIVTLPEGEDPDSFVRLQGEEAFRLRIRHAVPFLDFVLQHYQRQGKLQTPAGQAEAVRHSIRLIAAVPDRLMHDFLIRHVASRFGLSESLLYEELARQRRTQSLQQTAPAASLPTPSTAISPAPPKMLPEEQQLFRVVLNSAWAEVDKAAIRAALVSEPAQQLWDLLCNLAEQYGDPLAALIAKEELQQSELWQQLLELAIVREAPSQNWKQYTYDTMQLSARRLLEEGLLRLRLRKIEEQLQQLRSRQGSVESWEEQRRLLEEIQHLAEERQKVLRQLAG